A stretch of Eleutherodactylus coqui strain aEleCoq1 chromosome 2, aEleCoq1.hap1, whole genome shotgun sequence DNA encodes these proteins:
- the KIAA1549 gene encoding UPF0606 protein KIAA1549 homolog isoform X2, translated as MERGVRGAAAACTFLLLGIGLRLHRGAAEVVHFGPLILKVENSTKNASVPEKTVEDVFPVTFSLQEAVPSETIAFQHTNSVFTMEPTQSTWSLPSETARQDDVLLTPSLPTQIFPLLSTTPILQDSLTIQLPEMRDVHSDVVGLSSYVYVMSTPVPLETSINEASQRSLAVVEGSIELMTVPPPESFSSINQISWTTQMFPSSGQYGEVVTSSFAVESSKSGQLSTSSHLRDSIESSMAPSNTPETSPTYWPYTLVGSVYMPSMSVTLEDTSTATIYPLYSVFSNLGLVAVHDSTTSPTESSSITSLSYETSYINTPDVAESPVTSILASTFSFLQSSVPAAIPETLYATTTDVMYTQWWSSEDYIETISIKTSGFPEDLLPTSIVTDQKASTVEVLSSQQIPPVSSRYPDLTDFSMDFTNIIDSTEVHATSVSPSQSSEMETLWVSSVESTLMPSLLIPSMPSVDLESTFSTLPISTPFLLDGSIYETVNTAEAPAFVPIESGMYFTQTISPPVESTEVFAVDSTYFSLVSTPGLSGLFTSLVAEVSSSPSLASSHVSVFERQDSTTLIAMSESVLGNSMLQISATSILETMGMETTPWGTLNSTALLSFTPSLSIDWTESSSYISPEFSEMWEMTSTIMASSILYTSSTFTGATSLLPLLSSPALNPTTSALPTSSFGFDHGSSSWVEEALSTSLPTLLPTMTLPPESDASRVYTSLFSLTTLMPPSFTSAPNMPPTSAISLPFTGSFISTIDFPATLGQPSINPAFTLSVPAPLSSQPATSLVFPPITPNTPDVRPSSTQPVTSMPSFSTPAAVTHKTPDTTTSQVTTTNIVTPGGTTATSTLSAPVTPPSGLTAKTTATTTRPSFVCDVSNPEPYLVTVVLARGSNIVNVTQLIKETLTVHFNRSVELEVYSMSDTYSFMVTSGPVVYTAVAVGHILRRSRLVARRFAPILSLQMPYMGLDLRFHVQTVLQFVPQSVDIRLCTFSEQIQKGLTMALYEVRRLRQESENFTVQIVNISFSPPRGGYWKVPVTVSYVVRERHGFLNGSDVSDQLRNLSLVEFSFFLGFPVKQIAEPSTYPQLNVSPLLKDSWLRTILLGVQELHLRDDAFHMEMERKLAQLLGEATLQKRRWKRASNAGSNTVQVVNVSRLDGQDDPVQLVYFIEDQYGGRLAADKASSLINEVNIQRAAIILGYRLQGVVAQPLNQPPESDRQAQNLWIIVGVAVPVLVVTVIIVILYWKLCRTDKLDFQPDTISNLQQRQKLPGFPQLQAPNVKGFDFAKQHLGQHNKDDVLVIHEPPPSVLHGPLKDSTPSENGDIPTPRSKCSTKPHKVGRHRSSRVTPSDAGSTASDPSSGKESGEEGSLRPSAPPRETKLRPTEMPILSSGAEQHSSASIFEHVDRMSRSSEASRRLPSKIQLIAMQPMAAPPMHGLSAAEREVEANKVNREIQTTLRHKSEIEHHRNKIRLRAKRKGHYEFPLVDVVAMADTKERQRMYRRAQMQFDKILDPVLGVPTVFIEPRKSSRARRSPKQRRKQQGSSSPPDADRDRLITTDSDGTYKRPPGVSNSAYVSDPDIPSDNPTPVSDLGKYPGSPPPRLPAQYVAPQPSIEEVRQTMQSLLDDAFALVAPSSQGPGALPSGQQGNSSSARTGQGSAPWRGQYNSHQSSHYNRFSDFGGPQSSAPSLLTRSPGFGSGFLPPSDTATTETQQAEGQYPGRMYPEEPPSVARPRPLGSNSGSAQIQQLTQVGIASRMGAQSTEMAPGRSVQPSSGHGWPSYYNHEEETSRNAPHRDAGHTHGAQDYGGPQMFPVTRGPNRQPSSHMPPSICYPSSSAEDVHPGHSSASLIKAIREELLRLSQKQAVVPAYHS; from the exons ttGTTCATTTTGGTCCCCTGATCTTGAAAGTGGAGAACTCAACCAAAAATGCATCAGTCCCTGAGAAAACAGTTGAAGACGTCTTCCCAGTAACATTTTCCTTACAAGAGGCGGTTCCTTCAGAAACCATCGCTTTTCAGCACACCAATTCAGTCTTCACCATGGAACCCACACAGTCCACCTGGTCTCTCCCCAGTGAAACCGCCCGACAAGATGACGTCCTTTTAACTCCAAGTCTTCCGACTCAGATATTCCCACTGTTATCCACAACTCCCATTCTACAAGACTCCTTGACAATTCAATTGCCTGAGATGCGTGACGTTCACTCTGATGTTGTGGGGTTGTCTTCTTATGTCTATGTCATGTCTACTCCTGTTCCCCTGGAAACCAGCATAAATGAAGCGTCTCAGCGGTCCCTCGCTGTTGTGGAGGGAAGTATAGAACTTATGACTGTTCCACCACCAGAGTCTTTTAGTAGCATCAACCAAATTTCGTGGACAACACAAATGTTTCCATCGTCCGGTCAATATGGGGAAGTTGTCACCTCGAGTTTTGCTGTGGAGAGTTCCAAATCTGGGCAACTTTCTACCAGTTCTCATCTTAGGGATTCGATAGAAAGTTCAATGGCTCCATCTAACACACCAGAGACCTCTCCTACTTATTGGCCATATACCCTTGTGGGTAGTGTATATATGCCAAGTATGTCTGTAACCTTGGAGGATACTAGCACTGCAACCATATATCCTTTGTATAGTGTCTTCTCGAATTTAGGGCTTGTTGCTGTGCATGATTCCACCACCAGCCCTACCGAGTCCTCATCCATCACATCTCTATCATATGAAACCTCCTACATTAACACTCCAGATGTTGCCGAAAGTCCAGTGACATCAATTCTGGCGAGCACTTTTAGCTTTCTCCAAAGTTCAGTGCCTGCAGCCATTCCTGAGACATTGTACGCTACGACCACCGATGTCATGTACACTCAGTGGTGGTCGTCTGAGGATTATATAGAAACCATCAGCATTAAAACCTCAGGCTTTCCTGAAGATCTACTTCCTACCAGTATCGTCACCGATCAAAAGGCTTCTACTGTTGAAGTTTTGTCATCTCAACAGATTCCCCCCGTGTCTTCACGTTATCCAGATCTTACAGACTTTTCTATGGACTTCACCAACATCATAGACTCTACTGAAGTCCATGCAACTTCTGTGTCTCCTTCACAGAGTTCAGAGATGGAGACTCTTTGGGTTTCTTCAGTAGAGTCAACTCTAATGCCTTCACTGCTCATCCCATCTATGCCATCTGTCGATCTTGAGTCCACGTTCTCTACTCTACCAATATCCACCCCTTTTCTTCTAGACGGTTCGATTTATGAAACTGTGAACACAGCTGAAGCTCCTGCATTTGTGCCGATTGAATCTGGCATGTACTTTACCCAAACCATATCCCCTCCTGTGGAGTCCACGGAGGTGTTTGCTGTGGACTCCACTTACTTTTCGTTAGTTTCCACACCTGGGCTTAGTGGGCTTTTTACTTCATTGGTAGCAGAAGTTTCCTCCTCTCCGTCATTGGCGTCCAGTCACGTGTCAGTATTCGAACGTCAGGACTCGACGACTCTAATTGCAATGTCTGAATCCGTACTCGGTAATTCCATGTTGCAGATTTCCGCTACATCCATACTGGAAACAATGGGCATGGAGACCACGCCTTGGGGCACCTTGAATTCCACTGCACTATTGTCTTTCACTCCATCATTGAGCATTGACTGGACTGAGAGCAGTTCATATATCTCACCCGAGTTCTCGGAGATGTGGGAGATGACGTCCACCATAATGGCATCGAGCATCCTCTATACCTCAAGTACTTTCACTGGTGCTACCTCTCTGCTGCCTTTACTGTCATCACCTGCACTAAATCCCACCACATCTGCCTTGCCCACCTCATCCTTTGGTTTTGATCATGGCAGCAGTTCTTGGGTTGAGGAAGCACTATCAACCTCTTTACCTACCCTGCTTCCAACGATGACATTACCTCCGGAGTCAGATGCCTCGAGGGTCTATACCTCACTGTTTTCACTTACTACTTTGATGCCACCCAGTTTTACCTCTGCCCCCAACATGCCACCCACATCTGCCATCAGTTTACCATTTACAGGCAGTTTTATATCTACCATAGACTTTCCAGCCACGTTGGGCCAACCATCTATAAATCCAGCCTTTACACTAAGTGTGCCAGCGCCCTTAAGTTCACAGCCAGCCACAAGTCTGGTCTTTCCTCCGATTACTCCAAACACTCCAGATGTCCGCCCTTCCTCAACCCAACCTGTCACTTCTATGCCAAGCTTTTCCACGCCGGCAGCTGTCACCCATAAAACACCAGATACAACCACTTCACAGGTGACTACAACCAACATTGTCACTCCTGGAGGAACAACAGCTACATCCACCCTGTCTGCACCAGTCACTCCTCCTTCTGGACTCACGGCTAAAACAACTGCGACCACAACCAGGCCAAGTTTCGTGTGTGACGTCTCTAATCCAGAACCTTATCTGGTCACTGTTG TTCTGGCCCGAGGATCGAATATTGTGAATGTCACCCAATTAATCAAGGAAACGCTGACAGTACATTTTAATCGATCTGTGGAACTGGAG GTCTATTCCATGTCTGACACCTACTCGTTCATGGTGACATCGGGTCCTGTTGTCTACACCGCCGTCGCTGTTGGTCACATCTTGAGAAGGAGCCGTCTGGTTGCAAGAAGATTCGCCCCCATCCTCTCCCTGCAGATGCCATATATGGGCTTAGACCTGAGGTTCCACGTGCAGACAG TGCTGCAGTTTGTGCCGCAGTCAGTGGACATCAGACTCTGCACGTTCAGCGAACAGATACAGAAGGGGTTAACAATGGCGTTGTATGAAGTTCGGAGACTGCGTCAGGAGAGCGAGAACTTCACTGTCCAG ATAGTGAACATCAGCTTCAGCCCGCCGCGGGGGGGATATTGGAAAGTGCCAGTCACCGTCTCATACGTGGTCAGGGAACGCCACGGCTTTCTGAACGGTTCTGATGTCAGCGATCAGCTGCGGAATCTCAGCCTCGTGGAGTTCAGCTTCTTCTTGGGGTTTCCAGTGAAGCAAATTGCAGAAC CATCCACCTACCCGCAGCTTAACGTCTCTCCGCTTCTGAAGGACTCCTGGCTCCGCACAA TTCTGCTGGGCGTCCAGGAGTTGCATCTGAGGGATGACGCGTTTCACATGGAGATGGAGCGCAAACTTGCGCAGCTGCTTGGTGAGGCCACGTTACAGAAACGCAGGTGGAAGAGAGCCAGCAACGCTGGgagcaacacagtgcag GTGGTGAACGTCTCGCGTCTGGACGGTCAGGATGATCCGGTTCAGCTGGTCTACTTCATCGAGGACCAGTATGGCGGCCgtctggctgcggacaaggccTCAAGTTTGATTAACGAGGTGAACATCCAGCGTGCCGCCATCATCCTTGGGTATCGCCTGCAGGGCGTGGTGGCGCAAC CTCTTAATCAGCCCCCAGAATCGGACCGGCAGGCGCAGAACCTGTGGATCATCGTGGGCGTGGCGGTGCCGGTGCTGGTGGTAACTGTCATTATAGTCATCCTGTACTGGAAGTTGTGCCGCACGGACAAGCTGGACTTCCAGCCTGATACTATCAGTAACTTGCAGCAGCGGCAGAAG TTACCTGGCTTTCCGCAGCTCCAGGCTCCCAACGTCAAAGGCTTTGACTTCGCCAAGCAGCACCTGGGTCAGCACAATAAAGATGATGTCCTCGTGATCCACGAACCTCCCCCTTCGGTGCTGCACGGACCACTCAAGGACTCTACCCCCTCCGAAAATGGTGACATTCCAACGCCGAGGTCTAAGTGCTCCACCAAACCCCACAAGGTCGGCCGCCATCGGAGCAG TAGGGTCACGCCGTCTGACGCAGGATCCACCGCCAGCGACCCGTCCAGTGGGAAGGAGTCGGGAGAAGAAGGGTCTCTGCGACCCTCAGCTCCACCGCGGGAAACCAAGCTACGACCGACCG AGATGCCTATATTGAGCAGCGGAGCTGAACAACATTCGTCAGCTTCCATCTTTGAACACGTGGATCGGATGTCGCGGTCTTCCGAAGCCAGTCGGCGGCTGCCCAGCAAGATTCAGCTCATCGCCATGCAGCCAATGGCGGCTCCACCCATGCACGGTCTGTCCGCTGCCGAGCGGGAAGTGGAGGCGAATAAGGTAAACAGAGAG ATTCAGACCACTTTACGGCACAAGTCGGAGATCGAGCACCACCGCAATAAAATACGCCTGCGAGCCAAGAGGAAGGGGCACTATGAGTTCCCCCTGGTGGATGTGGTGGCAATGGCGGACACCAAGGAGCGGCAGCGCATGTACCGCAGGGCGCAAATGCAGTTCGATAAGATCCTGGATCCTGTGTTGGGCGTCCCAACTGTGTTCATAGAGCCGCGCAAAAG TTCGCGAGCGAGACGCTCTCCAAAACAACGCCGCAAGCAACAAGGTTCCTCAAGCCCGCCAGATGCGGATCGAGATCGCCTGATTACAACGGACAGCGATGGAACCTACAAGAGACCGCCGGGCGTCAGTAACTCCGCCTACGTG TCTGACCCCGACATCCCCTCCGATAACCCGACCCCGGTGTCGGACCTCGGCAAGTATCCCGGTTCTCCACCTCCGCGCCTCCCAGCTCAATATGTGGCCCCGCAGCCTTCCATTGAAGAGGTGCGTCAGACCATGCAGTCTCTGCTGGATGATGCCTTTGCACTGGTGGCCCCGAGCAGCCAGGGGCCCGGGGCGCTGCCATCAGGACAGCAGGGGAACAGCTCGTCAGCACGGACCGGTCAAGGGTCAGCACCATGGCGGGGGCAGTACAACTCCCATCAGTCCTCCCACTACAAT AGATTTTCGGACTTCGGGGGGCCACAGAGCTCAGCGCCCAGCCTTCTGACAAG AAGCCCAGGATTTGGCTCCGGCTTCCTGCCACCGTCTGACACGGCCACGACTGAGACTCAGCAGGCAGAAGGGCAGTATCCTGGCCGGATGTACCCCGAGGAACCCCCCTCCGTTGCGAGACCGCGGCCGCTCGGGAGCAACTCTG GCTCCGCCCAGATCCAGCAGTTGACACAGGTGGGCATCGCAAGTCGCATGGGGGCACAGTCCACTGAGATGGCACCTGGCAGATCTGTTCAGCCCTCTTCCGGCCACGGTTGGCCCTCGTACTACAATCATGAAGAAGAGACGTCGAGAAATGCGCCGCACAGAGATGCA GGTCACACACATGGAGCCCAGGACTATGGCGGTCCCCAGATGTTCCCAGTGACCAGGGGCCCTAATCGCCAGCCCAGCTCCCACATGCCCCCTTCCATCTGTTACCCCTCTAGCTCCGCGGAGGATGTCCACCCCGGTCACTCCTCTGCCTCCCTCATCAAGGCCATTCGGGAAGAACTACTGCGACTCTCCCAGAAACAGGCTGTAGTCCCTGCTTACCACAGCTGA
- the KIAA1549 gene encoding UPF0606 protein KIAA1549 homolog isoform X5, whose amino-acid sequence MERGVRGAAAACTFLLLGIGLRLHRGAAEVVHFGPLILKVENSTKNASVPEKTVEDVFPVTFSLQEAVPSETIAFQHTNSVFTMEPTQSTWSLPSETARQDDVLLTPSLPTQIFPLLSTTPILQDSLTIQLPEMRDVHSDVVGLSSYVYVMSTPVPLETSINEASQRSLAVVEGSIELMTVPPPESFSSINQISWTTQMFPSSGQYGEVVTSSFAVESSKSGQLSTSSHLRDSIESSMAPSNTPETSPTYWPYTLVGSVYMPSMSVTLEDTSTATIYPLYSVFSNLGLVAVHDSTTSPTESSSITSLSYETSYINTPDVAESPVTSILASTFSFLQSSVPAAIPETLYATTTDVMYTQWWSSEDYIETISIKTSGFPEDLLPTSIVTDQKASTVEVLSSQQIPPVSSRYPDLTDFSMDFTNIIDSTEVHATSVSPSQSSEMETLWVSSVESTLMPSLLIPSMPSVDLESTFSTLPISTPFLLDGSIYETVNTAEAPAFVPIESGMYFTQTISPPVESTEVFAVDSTYFSLVSTPGLSGLFTSLVAEVSSSPSLASSHVSVFERQDSTTLIAMSESVLGNSMLQISATSILETMGMETTPWGTLNSTALLSFTPSLSIDWTESSSYISPEFSEMWEMTSTIMASSILYTSSTFTGATSLLPLLSSPALNPTTSALPTSSFGFDHGSSSWVEEALSTSLPTLLPTMTLPPESDASRVYTSLFSLTTLMPPSFTSAPNMPPTSAISLPFTGSFISTIDFPATLGQPSINPAFTLSVPAPLSSQPATSLVFPPITPNTPDVRPSSTQPVTSMPSFSTPAAVTHKTPDTTTSQVTTTNIVTPGGTTATSTLSAPVTPPSGLTAKTTATTTRPSFVCDVSNPEPYLVTVVLARGSNIVNVTQLIKETLTVHFNRSVELEVYSMSDTYSFMVTSGPVVYTAVAVGHILRRSRLVARRFAPILSLQMPYMGLDLRFHVQTVLQFVPQSVDIRLCTFSEQIQKGLTMALYEVRRLRQESENFTVQIVNISFSPPRGGYWKVPVTVSYVVRERHGFLNGSDVSDQLRNLSLVEFSFFLGFPVKQIAEPSTYPQLNVSPLLKDSWLRTILLGVQELHLRDDAFHMEMERKLAQLLGEATLQKRRWKRASNAGSNTVQVVNVSRLDGQDDPVQLVYFIEDQYGGRLAADKASSLINEVNIQRAAIILGYRLQGVVAQPLNQPPESDRQAQNLWIIVGVAVPVLVVTVIIVILYWKLCRTDKLDFQPDTISNLQQRQKLQAPNVKGFDFAKQHLGQHNKDDVLVIHEPPPSVLHGPLKDSTPSENGDIPTPRSKCSTKPHKVGRHRSSRVTPSDAGSTASDPSSGKESGEEGSLRPSAPPRETKLRPTEMPILSSGAEQHSSASIFEHVDRMSRSSEASRRLPSKIQLIAMQPMAAPPMHGLSAAEREVEANKVNREIQTTLRHKSEIEHHRNKIRLRAKRKGHYEFPLVDVVAMADTKERQRMYRRAQMQFDKILDPVLGVPTVFIEPRKSSRARRSPKQRRKQQGSSSPPDADRDRLITTDSDGTYKRPPGVSNSAYVSDPDIPSDNPTPVSDLGKYPGSPPPRLPAQYVAPQPSIEEVRQTMQSLLDDAFALVAPSSQGPGALPSGQQGNSSSARTGQGSAPWRGQYNSHQSSHYNRFSDFGGPQSSAPSLLTRSPGFGSGFLPPSDTATTETQQAEGQYPGRMYPEEPPSVARPRPLGSNSGSAQIQQLTQVGIASRMGAQSTEMAPGRSVQPSSGHGWPSYYNHEEETSRNAPHRDAGHTHGAQDYGGPQMFPVTRGPNRQPSSHMPPSICYPSSSAEDVHPGHSSASLIKAIREELLRLSQKQAVVPAYHS is encoded by the exons ttGTTCATTTTGGTCCCCTGATCTTGAAAGTGGAGAACTCAACCAAAAATGCATCAGTCCCTGAGAAAACAGTTGAAGACGTCTTCCCAGTAACATTTTCCTTACAAGAGGCGGTTCCTTCAGAAACCATCGCTTTTCAGCACACCAATTCAGTCTTCACCATGGAACCCACACAGTCCACCTGGTCTCTCCCCAGTGAAACCGCCCGACAAGATGACGTCCTTTTAACTCCAAGTCTTCCGACTCAGATATTCCCACTGTTATCCACAACTCCCATTCTACAAGACTCCTTGACAATTCAATTGCCTGAGATGCGTGACGTTCACTCTGATGTTGTGGGGTTGTCTTCTTATGTCTATGTCATGTCTACTCCTGTTCCCCTGGAAACCAGCATAAATGAAGCGTCTCAGCGGTCCCTCGCTGTTGTGGAGGGAAGTATAGAACTTATGACTGTTCCACCACCAGAGTCTTTTAGTAGCATCAACCAAATTTCGTGGACAACACAAATGTTTCCATCGTCCGGTCAATATGGGGAAGTTGTCACCTCGAGTTTTGCTGTGGAGAGTTCCAAATCTGGGCAACTTTCTACCAGTTCTCATCTTAGGGATTCGATAGAAAGTTCAATGGCTCCATCTAACACACCAGAGACCTCTCCTACTTATTGGCCATATACCCTTGTGGGTAGTGTATATATGCCAAGTATGTCTGTAACCTTGGAGGATACTAGCACTGCAACCATATATCCTTTGTATAGTGTCTTCTCGAATTTAGGGCTTGTTGCTGTGCATGATTCCACCACCAGCCCTACCGAGTCCTCATCCATCACATCTCTATCATATGAAACCTCCTACATTAACACTCCAGATGTTGCCGAAAGTCCAGTGACATCAATTCTGGCGAGCACTTTTAGCTTTCTCCAAAGTTCAGTGCCTGCAGCCATTCCTGAGACATTGTACGCTACGACCACCGATGTCATGTACACTCAGTGGTGGTCGTCTGAGGATTATATAGAAACCATCAGCATTAAAACCTCAGGCTTTCCTGAAGATCTACTTCCTACCAGTATCGTCACCGATCAAAAGGCTTCTACTGTTGAAGTTTTGTCATCTCAACAGATTCCCCCCGTGTCTTCACGTTATCCAGATCTTACAGACTTTTCTATGGACTTCACCAACATCATAGACTCTACTGAAGTCCATGCAACTTCTGTGTCTCCTTCACAGAGTTCAGAGATGGAGACTCTTTGGGTTTCTTCAGTAGAGTCAACTCTAATGCCTTCACTGCTCATCCCATCTATGCCATCTGTCGATCTTGAGTCCACGTTCTCTACTCTACCAATATCCACCCCTTTTCTTCTAGACGGTTCGATTTATGAAACTGTGAACACAGCTGAAGCTCCTGCATTTGTGCCGATTGAATCTGGCATGTACTTTACCCAAACCATATCCCCTCCTGTGGAGTCCACGGAGGTGTTTGCTGTGGACTCCACTTACTTTTCGTTAGTTTCCACACCTGGGCTTAGTGGGCTTTTTACTTCATTGGTAGCAGAAGTTTCCTCCTCTCCGTCATTGGCGTCCAGTCACGTGTCAGTATTCGAACGTCAGGACTCGACGACTCTAATTGCAATGTCTGAATCCGTACTCGGTAATTCCATGTTGCAGATTTCCGCTACATCCATACTGGAAACAATGGGCATGGAGACCACGCCTTGGGGCACCTTGAATTCCACTGCACTATTGTCTTTCACTCCATCATTGAGCATTGACTGGACTGAGAGCAGTTCATATATCTCACCCGAGTTCTCGGAGATGTGGGAGATGACGTCCACCATAATGGCATCGAGCATCCTCTATACCTCAAGTACTTTCACTGGTGCTACCTCTCTGCTGCCTTTACTGTCATCACCTGCACTAAATCCCACCACATCTGCCTTGCCCACCTCATCCTTTGGTTTTGATCATGGCAGCAGTTCTTGGGTTGAGGAAGCACTATCAACCTCTTTACCTACCCTGCTTCCAACGATGACATTACCTCCGGAGTCAGATGCCTCGAGGGTCTATACCTCACTGTTTTCACTTACTACTTTGATGCCACCCAGTTTTACCTCTGCCCCCAACATGCCACCCACATCTGCCATCAGTTTACCATTTACAGGCAGTTTTATATCTACCATAGACTTTCCAGCCACGTTGGGCCAACCATCTATAAATCCAGCCTTTACACTAAGTGTGCCAGCGCCCTTAAGTTCACAGCCAGCCACAAGTCTGGTCTTTCCTCCGATTACTCCAAACACTCCAGATGTCCGCCCTTCCTCAACCCAACCTGTCACTTCTATGCCAAGCTTTTCCACGCCGGCAGCTGTCACCCATAAAACACCAGATACAACCACTTCACAGGTGACTACAACCAACATTGTCACTCCTGGAGGAACAACAGCTACATCCACCCTGTCTGCACCAGTCACTCCTCCTTCTGGACTCACGGCTAAAACAACTGCGACCACAACCAGGCCAAGTTTCGTGTGTGACGTCTCTAATCCAGAACCTTATCTGGTCACTGTTG TTCTGGCCCGAGGATCGAATATTGTGAATGTCACCCAATTAATCAAGGAAACGCTGACAGTACATTTTAATCGATCTGTGGAACTGGAG GTCTATTCCATGTCTGACACCTACTCGTTCATGGTGACATCGGGTCCTGTTGTCTACACCGCCGTCGCTGTTGGTCACATCTTGAGAAGGAGCCGTCTGGTTGCAAGAAGATTCGCCCCCATCCTCTCCCTGCAGATGCCATATATGGGCTTAGACCTGAGGTTCCACGTGCAGACAG TGCTGCAGTTTGTGCCGCAGTCAGTGGACATCAGACTCTGCACGTTCAGCGAACAGATACAGAAGGGGTTAACAATGGCGTTGTATGAAGTTCGGAGACTGCGTCAGGAGAGCGAGAACTTCACTGTCCAG ATAGTGAACATCAGCTTCAGCCCGCCGCGGGGGGGATATTGGAAAGTGCCAGTCACCGTCTCATACGTGGTCAGGGAACGCCACGGCTTTCTGAACGGTTCTGATGTCAGCGATCAGCTGCGGAATCTCAGCCTCGTGGAGTTCAGCTTCTTCTTGGGGTTTCCAGTGAAGCAAATTGCAGAAC CATCCACCTACCCGCAGCTTAACGTCTCTCCGCTTCTGAAGGACTCCTGGCTCCGCACAA TTCTGCTGGGCGTCCAGGAGTTGCATCTGAGGGATGACGCGTTTCACATGGAGATGGAGCGCAAACTTGCGCAGCTGCTTGGTGAGGCCACGTTACAGAAACGCAGGTGGAAGAGAGCCAGCAACGCTGGgagcaacacagtgcag GTGGTGAACGTCTCGCGTCTGGACGGTCAGGATGATCCGGTTCAGCTGGTCTACTTCATCGAGGACCAGTATGGCGGCCgtctggctgcggacaaggccTCAAGTTTGATTAACGAGGTGAACATCCAGCGTGCCGCCATCATCCTTGGGTATCGCCTGCAGGGCGTGGTGGCGCAAC CTCTTAATCAGCCCCCAGAATCGGACCGGCAGGCGCAGAACCTGTGGATCATCGTGGGCGTGGCGGTGCCGGTGCTGGTGGTAACTGTCATTATAGTCATCCTGTACTGGAAGTTGTGCCGCACGGACAAGCTGGACTTCCAGCCTGATACTATCAGTAACTTGCAGCAGCGGCAGAAG CTCCAGGCTCCCAACGTCAAAGGCTTTGACTTCGCCAAGCAGCACCTGGGTCAGCACAATAAAGATGATGTCCTCGTGATCCACGAACCTCCCCCTTCGGTGCTGCACGGACCACTCAAGGACTCTACCCCCTCCGAAAATGGTGACATTCCAACGCCGAGGTCTAAGTGCTCCACCAAACCCCACAAGGTCGGCCGCCATCGGAGCAG TAGGGTCACGCCGTCTGACGCAGGATCCACCGCCAGCGACCCGTCCAGTGGGAAGGAGTCGGGAGAAGAAGGGTCTCTGCGACCCTCAGCTCCACCGCGGGAAACCAAGCTACGACCGACCG AGATGCCTATATTGAGCAGCGGAGCTGAACAACATTCGTCAGCTTCCATCTTTGAACACGTGGATCGGATGTCGCGGTCTTCCGAAGCCAGTCGGCGGCTGCCCAGCAAGATTCAGCTCATCGCCATGCAGCCAATGGCGGCTCCACCCATGCACGGTCTGTCCGCTGCCGAGCGGGAAGTGGAGGCGAATAAGGTAAACAGAGAG ATTCAGACCACTTTACGGCACAAGTCGGAGATCGAGCACCACCGCAATAAAATACGCCTGCGAGCCAAGAGGAAGGGGCACTATGAGTTCCCCCTGGTGGATGTGGTGGCAATGGCGGACACCAAGGAGCGGCAGCGCATGTACCGCAGGGCGCAAATGCAGTTCGATAAGATCCTGGATCCTGTGTTGGGCGTCCCAACTGTGTTCATAGAGCCGCGCAAAAG TTCGCGAGCGAGACGCTCTCCAAAACAACGCCGCAAGCAACAAGGTTCCTCAAGCCCGCCAGATGCGGATCGAGATCGCCTGATTACAACGGACAGCGATGGAACCTACAAGAGACCGCCGGGCGTCAGTAACTCCGCCTACGTG TCTGACCCCGACATCCCCTCCGATAACCCGACCCCGGTGTCGGACCTCGGCAAGTATCCCGGTTCTCCACCTCCGCGCCTCCCAGCTCAATATGTGGCCCCGCAGCCTTCCATTGAAGAGGTGCGTCAGACCATGCAGTCTCTGCTGGATGATGCCTTTGCACTGGTGGCCCCGAGCAGCCAGGGGCCCGGGGCGCTGCCATCAGGACAGCAGGGGAACAGCTCGTCAGCACGGACCGGTCAAGGGTCAGCACCATGGCGGGGGCAGTACAACTCCCATCAGTCCTCCCACTACAAT AGATTTTCGGACTTCGGGGGGCCACAGAGCTCAGCGCCCAGCCTTCTGACAAG AAGCCCAGGATTTGGCTCCGGCTTCCTGCCACCGTCTGACACGGCCACGACTGAGACTCAGCAGGCAGAAGGGCAGTATCCTGGCCGGATGTACCCCGAGGAACCCCCCTCCGTTGCGAGACCGCGGCCGCTCGGGAGCAACTCTG GCTCCGCCCAGATCCAGCAGTTGACACAGGTGGGCATCGCAAGTCGCATGGGGGCACAGTCCACTGAGATGGCACCTGGCAGATCTGTTCAGCCCTCTTCCGGCCACGGTTGGCCCTCGTACTACAATCATGAAGAAGAGACGTCGAGAAATGCGCCGCACAGAGATGCA GGTCACACACATGGAGCCCAGGACTATGGCGGTCCCCAGATGTTCCCAGTGACCAGGGGCCCTAATCGCCAGCCCAGCTCCCACATGCCCCCTTCCATCTGTTACCCCTCTAGCTCCGCGGAGGATGTCCACCCCGGTCACTCCTCTGCCTCCCTCATCAAGGCCATTCGGGAAGAACTACTGCGACTCTCCCAGAAACAGGCTGTAGTCCCTGCTTACCACAGCTGA